In Micromonospora sp. LH3U1, one genomic interval encodes:
- a CDS encoding amino acid ABC transporter permease: protein MNQTQQILFDEPGPRARRRIRIATVLGAILLAGAAVGAVYQFASHGELTAARWEPFTTWPIWRYLLNGLWATVRAAAATAVLSATLGLLLALGRLSTHRPLRWLAGAYVEIFRTVPTLLLIYVTLFALPQYGMNFPLFWKLVVPLVVSNSAAFAEIFRAGILALDRGQTEAGLAVGLRRGQVMALVVLPQALLQLTPSLVSQLVGLLKDTSLGFVVSYTELLYSGQVLSSYTHLLIQTFLVVALIYLVVNASLSKFARVLQARNGRFGGRRGRRTADLPPPLIEGNSTR from the coding sequence ATGAACCAGACCCAACAGATCCTCTTCGACGAGCCCGGCCCCCGTGCCCGGCGGCGGATCCGGATCGCCACCGTGCTGGGCGCCATCCTCCTGGCCGGCGCCGCGGTCGGGGCCGTGTACCAGTTCGCCAGCCACGGCGAGCTGACCGCCGCCCGGTGGGAACCCTTCACCACCTGGCCGATCTGGCGGTACCTGCTCAACGGCCTGTGGGCCACGGTGCGTGCCGCCGCCGCGACGGCCGTGCTCAGCGCCACGCTCGGGTTGCTGCTGGCGCTCGGCCGGTTGTCGACGCACCGACCGTTGCGGTGGCTGGCCGGCGCGTACGTGGAGATCTTCCGGACCGTCCCCACGCTGCTGCTGATCTACGTGACGCTGTTCGCGCTGCCGCAGTACGGCATGAACTTCCCGCTGTTCTGGAAGCTCGTGGTGCCGCTGGTGGTGTCCAACTCGGCGGCGTTCGCGGAGATCTTCCGGGCCGGCATCCTGGCCCTGGACCGGGGGCAGACCGAGGCGGGCCTCGCCGTCGGGCTGCGCCGCGGGCAGGTGATGGCGTTGGTGGTCCTGCCCCAGGCGCTGCTCCAGCTCACCCCGTCCCTGGTCAGCCAGCTCGTCGGGCTGCTCAAGGACACCTCGCTCGGCTTCGTGGTCAGCTACACCGAGCTGCTCTACAGCGGCCAGGTGCTCTCCTCGTACACCCACCTGCTGATCCAGACGTTCCTGGTGGTGGCGCTGATCTACCTGGTGGTCAACGCCTCGCTGTCGAAGTTCGCCCGCGTACTCCAGGCCCGCAACGGCCGCTTCGGCGGCCGGCGCGGACGACGGACCGCTGATCTGCCCCCGCCGCTCATCGAAGGGAACAGCACCCGGTGA
- a CDS encoding amino acid ABC transporter permease: protein MDALTAHLSELGHGLVTTVELTVVTTVGAMLLGIVVATLRIAPVPLLRAIGTAYVEVFQNLPLLALLVLFVFALPTIGITFPLFTSAAIVIAVYEGAYLAEAIRAGINTVGVGQAEAARAIGLTFGQSLRHVILPQGLRAVIQPIGNICIALLMNTSLAAAVGVVELTQAANTVNLIEAQPIAVFTGAGLAYMLLALIIGQVTGLLERRLAIVR from the coding sequence ATGGACGCCCTCACCGCCCACCTGAGCGAGCTCGGCCACGGCCTGGTCACGACGGTCGAACTGACCGTCGTGACCACGGTCGGCGCGATGCTGCTGGGCATCGTCGTGGCCACCCTGCGGATCGCCCCCGTGCCGCTGCTGCGCGCCATCGGCACGGCGTACGTCGAGGTGTTCCAGAACCTGCCGCTGCTGGCCCTGCTGGTGCTCTTCGTCTTCGCGTTGCCGACCATCGGCATCACGTTCCCGCTGTTCACCTCGGCCGCGATCGTCATCGCCGTGTACGAGGGGGCGTACCTGGCCGAGGCGATCCGCGCCGGGATCAACACGGTCGGCGTCGGCCAGGCCGAGGCGGCGCGCGCCATCGGGCTCACCTTCGGCCAGTCCCTGCGGCACGTGATCCTGCCGCAGGGACTGCGGGCGGTGATCCAGCCGATCGGCAACATCTGCATCGCGCTGCTGATGAACACGTCGCTGGCCGCCGCCGTCGGGGTGGTCGAGCTGACCCAGGCGGCGAACACCGTGAACCTCATCGAGGCTCAGCCGATCGCTGTCTTCACCGGCGCGGGCCTCGCCTACATGCTGCTGGCGCTGATCATCGGTCAGGTCACCGGCCTGCTCGAACGAAGGCTGGCGATCGTCCGATGA
- a CDS encoding glutamate ABC transporter substrate-binding protein translates to MSILKMSFTGRRSLALTATAVAVALAATGCGGDSGSSAPTLPGNTGLGGDGVIAQSVYDAAPVATDADIPAGSAMDAIRKRGYLNIGGSLDAPLLAQQNPVSGTIEGFDADMAKLLAKYIIGKPEVKTTTIGTQTREAMLQAKSVDAVFQTYTITPQRATQVAFAGPYLTSGLAVGVRKDETSIKSVKDLAGKTVIVGANTPAVTALPSAAPGSKQIAFGTDPQALQALLQKRGDAYVQDFTLLASGAKANPGMKVVGEPFTTEAYGIGLNREDTQFKEFVNNWLKKIQADGTWAKVWEGTLGSVVEGGAPTPPALGSADGS, encoded by the coding sequence ATGTCAATCCTCAAGATGAGCTTCACCGGGCGGCGCTCGCTCGCCCTCACCGCCACCGCGGTGGCGGTGGCCCTCGCCGCGACCGGCTGCGGCGGCGACAGCGGCAGCAGCGCTCCGACGCTGCCCGGCAACACCGGCCTGGGCGGCGACGGCGTCATCGCCCAGTCGGTGTACGACGCCGCCCCGGTCGCCACCGACGCGGACATCCCGGCCGGCTCGGCCATGGACGCGATCCGCAAGCGCGGCTACCTGAACATCGGCGGATCCCTGGACGCGCCGCTGCTCGCCCAGCAGAACCCGGTCAGCGGCACCATCGAGGGCTTCGACGCCGACATGGCGAAGCTGCTGGCGAAGTACATCATCGGCAAGCCCGAGGTGAAGACGACGACCATCGGCACCCAGACCCGGGAGGCCATGCTCCAGGCCAAGTCGGTGGACGCGGTCTTCCAGACGTACACGATCACCCCGCAGCGGGCCACCCAGGTCGCCTTCGCGGGGCCGTACCTCACCTCCGGCCTGGCGGTCGGGGTCCGCAAGGACGAAACCTCGATCAAGAGCGTCAAGGACCTCGCCGGCAAGACCGTCATCGTCGGGGCGAACACCCCCGCGGTCACCGCGCTGCCCTCCGCCGCTCCCGGCTCGAAGCAGATCGCCTTCGGTACCGACCCGCAGGCGCTGCAGGCTCTGCTGCAGAAGCGCGGCGACGCGTACGTGCAGGACTTCACGCTGCTCGCCTCGGGCGCCAAGGCGAACCCGGGGATGAAGGTGGTCGGCGAGCCGTTCACCACCGAGGCGTACGGCATCGGCCTCAACCGGGAGGACACGCAGTTCAAGGAGTTCGTCAACAACTGGCTGAAGAAGATCCAGGCCGACGGCACGTGGGCGAAGGTCTGGGAAGGCACCCTCGGCTCGGTCGTGGAGGGTGGGGCGCCCACCCCGCCCGCCCTCGGTTCCGCCGACGGCTCCTGA
- a CDS encoding amino acid ABC transporter ATP-binding protein, translated as MVSVRGLNKWFGPLHVLKDIDLTVAAGEVVVVVGPSGSGKSTLCRCLNRLETAGEGSIEIDGEPLPSEGRALARLRADVGMVFQSFNLFGHKTVLDNITLGPTRVRRIARPEARQQAMTLLERVGIADKADHHPAQLSGGQQQRAAIARALAMQPKVLLFDEPTSALDPEMVNEVLDVMVSLAAEGMTMIVVTHEMGFARRAADRVVFMDDGRIVESGAPDDFFAAPRTERARDFLSKILQH; from the coding sequence ATGGTGTCGGTACGCGGCCTGAACAAGTGGTTCGGTCCGCTGCACGTGCTCAAGGACATCGACCTCACGGTGGCCGCCGGCGAGGTGGTCGTCGTGGTGGGGCCCTCCGGCTCCGGCAAGTCGACCCTGTGCCGCTGCCTCAACCGGCTGGAGACCGCCGGGGAGGGCAGCATCGAGATCGACGGTGAGCCGCTGCCCTCCGAGGGCCGCGCGCTGGCCCGGCTGCGCGCCGATGTCGGCATGGTCTTCCAGTCCTTCAACCTCTTCGGCCACAAGACGGTGCTGGACAACATCACTCTCGGCCCCACCCGGGTCCGCAGGATCGCCCGGCCCGAGGCGCGACAGCAGGCGATGACCCTGCTGGAGCGCGTCGGTATCGCCGACAAGGCAGACCACCACCCGGCCCAACTCTCCGGCGGGCAGCAGCAGCGGGCCGCGATCGCCCGAGCCCTGGCGATGCAGCCGAAGGTGCTGCTCTTCGACGAGCCGACCTCGGCCCTCGACCCGGAGATGGTCAACGAGGTGCTCGACGTGATGGTCTCCCTCGCCGCCGAGGGGATGACCATGATCGTGGTGACCCACGAGATGGGCTTCGCCCGCCGCGCCGCCGACCGGGTCGTCTTCATGGACGACGGCCGCATCGTCGAATCCGGCGCTCCCGACGACTTCTTCGCAGCTCCGCGCACCGAGCGGGCCCGCGACTTCCTGTCCAAGATCCTCCAGCACTAG
- a CDS encoding ROK family transcriptional regulator, with protein sequence MTIDDAPREALRGGPRELLRWVATGAAVSRADLSRLSGLSPSTVSQRVESLINQGLLEETGAGRSRGGRRPRQLAVPTGGAVVGAIDLGAHHARVGTLDLSGRVVQGRTLPVRIEDGPEAVLGALLSEVATLASGGGSAAGMLRGVGIGIPGPVQHATGRIVSPSRMPGWNGFDVAAFCAGRVEAPVIVDNDANLMALGAHRTAHPELDHAVYIKAGTGIGSGVISSGRLHRGAQGSAGDISHCRVVADPAPPCTCGNAGCLEAVASGAALVTALRDQGVPVDDLTGVIRLIDDGDRHATALARQAGRAIGEILAVVVNFFNPQVVAIGGRLADCEPLLASMRATLYERCLPLATQTLLIERVDSGQDIGITGAAHLVIDHVVAAS encoded by the coding sequence GTGACGATTGACGACGCGCCACGCGAAGCCCTCCGGGGCGGCCCCCGGGAGCTCCTGCGCTGGGTGGCCACCGGAGCGGCCGTCAGTCGTGCCGACCTGTCCCGGCTCTCCGGGCTGTCTCCCTCGACCGTTTCCCAGCGGGTCGAGTCGTTGATCAACCAGGGGTTGCTGGAGGAGACCGGTGCCGGGCGGTCCCGGGGCGGGCGACGGCCACGCCAGCTCGCCGTACCCACCGGTGGCGCCGTGGTCGGCGCCATCGATCTCGGTGCGCATCACGCGCGGGTCGGCACACTGGACCTCTCCGGGCGGGTGGTCCAGGGCCGCACCCTGCCGGTCCGCATCGAGGACGGCCCGGAGGCGGTGCTCGGCGCGCTGCTGAGCGAGGTCGCCACGCTGGCGAGCGGTGGCGGATCCGCGGCGGGCATGCTCCGGGGCGTCGGTATCGGCATCCCCGGCCCGGTGCAGCACGCCACCGGTCGGATCGTCAGCCCCTCCCGGATGCCCGGGTGGAACGGCTTCGACGTCGCCGCGTTCTGCGCCGGCCGGGTCGAGGCACCGGTCATCGTGGACAACGACGCCAACCTGATGGCGCTCGGCGCGCACCGCACCGCGCATCCCGAGTTGGACCACGCCGTCTACATCAAGGCTGGCACCGGAATCGGCTCCGGTGTCATCTCCAGTGGACGGCTGCACCGGGGCGCGCAGGGATCGGCCGGGGATATCAGCCACTGCCGGGTGGTGGCTGATCCCGCGCCACCCTGCACCTGCGGCAACGCCGGTTGCCTGGAGGCGGTGGCCAGCGGCGCGGCCCTGGTCACCGCGCTACGTGACCAGGGTGTGCCGGTCGACGACCTGACCGGCGTGATCCGCCTGATCGACGACGGCGACCGCCATGCCACGGCGCTCGCCCGGCAGGCCGGCCGGGCCATCGGCGAGATCCTGGCCGTCGTGGTCAACTTCTTCAACCCGCAGGTGGTGGCCATCGGCGGCCGGCTCGCCGACTGCGAACCCCTGCTCGCCAGCATGCGGGCCACCCTCTACGAGCGGTGCCTGCCGCTGGCCACCCAGACCCTGCTCATCGAGCGGGTCGACAGCGGCCAGGACATCGGCATCACCGGTGCCGCCCACCTGGTGATCGACCATGTCGTAGCGGCCAGCTGA
- the ilvD gene encoding dihydroxy-acid dehydratase, producing MPELRSRTSTHGRTMAGARALWRATGMTDDDFGKPIVAIANSFTQFVPGHVHLKDMGGLVADAVAEAGGVGREFNTIAVDDGIAMGHGGMLYSLPSRELIADAVEYMVNAHCADALVCISNCDKITPGMLLAALRLNIPTVFVSGGPMEAGKTMAIEGVVHSKIDLIDAMIASSNEAVTDEQLGEIERSACPTCGSCSGMFTANSMNCLTEAIGLALPGNGSTLATHAARRSLFVEAGRTVVEISKRWYDGDDDSVLPRTVASKAAFENAVALDVAMGGSTNTVLHLLAAAREAEMDFGVADIDAISRRVPCLAKVAPNSPNYHMEDVHRAGGIPAILGELDRGGQLNRDVHAVHSPSLAQWLTDWDVRGGSPTPTAVELFHAAPGGVRTTEPFSTTNRWSSLDTDAAGGCIRDREHAYSADGGLAILHGNLAPEGSVVKTAGVPDDCLTFRGPAKVYESQDDAVTAILAKQVVAGDVVVIRYEGPKGGPGMQEMLYPTSFLKGRGLGRSCALLTDGRFSGGTSGLSIGHVSPEAASGGLIALVRDGDEVVIDIPGRTIELNVPSDELEARRVAEEKRDKPYTPTDRQRPVSAALRAYASMATSASDGAYRRVPE from the coding sequence ATGCCTGAGCTGCGGTCGAGGACCTCCACACACGGTCGGACGATGGCCGGCGCCCGGGCCCTCTGGCGGGCCACCGGGATGACCGACGACGATTTCGGTAAGCCGATCGTCGCCATCGCCAACAGTTTCACCCAGTTCGTGCCCGGTCACGTACACCTCAAGGACATGGGTGGCCTGGTGGCCGACGCGGTCGCGGAGGCCGGCGGGGTGGGTCGGGAGTTCAACACCATCGCTGTCGACGACGGCATCGCGATGGGCCACGGCGGCATGCTCTACTCGCTGCCCAGCCGGGAGTTGATCGCCGACGCGGTGGAGTACATGGTCAACGCGCACTGCGCGGACGCCCTGGTCTGCATCTCCAACTGCGACAAGATCACCCCTGGGATGTTGCTGGCCGCGTTGCGGCTCAACATCCCGACCGTCTTCGTCTCCGGTGGTCCCATGGAGGCCGGCAAGACGATGGCGATCGAGGGCGTCGTGCACAGCAAGATCGACCTGATCGACGCGATGATCGCCTCCTCGAACGAGGCGGTCACCGACGAGCAGCTCGGTGAGATCGAACGCTCCGCCTGCCCGACCTGCGGCTCGTGCTCCGGGATGTTCACCGCCAACTCGATGAACTGCCTCACCGAGGCGATCGGGCTGGCGCTGCCCGGCAACGGTTCGACGCTGGCCACCCACGCCGCGCGCCGGTCCCTCTTCGTCGAGGCCGGCCGCACCGTCGTGGAGATCTCCAAGCGGTGGTACGACGGCGACGACGACTCGGTGCTGCCCCGCACGGTCGCCTCCAAGGCCGCCTTCGAGAACGCGGTCGCCCTGGACGTGGCGATGGGCGGCTCCACCAACACGGTGCTGCACCTGCTCGCCGCAGCGCGTGAGGCGGAGATGGACTTCGGCGTCGCCGACATCGACGCGATCTCCCGGCGGGTGCCGTGCCTGGCCAAGGTCGCTCCGAACTCGCCGAACTACCACATGGAGGACGTGCACCGCGCCGGCGGAATCCCGGCGATCCTCGGCGAACTGGACCGGGGCGGGCAGCTCAACCGGGACGTGCACGCCGTGCACTCCCCCTCGCTGGCGCAGTGGCTGACCGACTGGGACGTGCGCGGCGGCTCCCCGACACCGACTGCCGTCGAGCTGTTCCATGCCGCCCCGGGCGGGGTGCGCACCACCGAGCCGTTCTCCACCACCAACCGGTGGTCGTCGCTGGACACCGACGCGGCGGGCGGCTGTATCCGGGACCGCGAGCACGCCTACTCCGCCGACGGTGGGCTGGCCATCCTGCACGGCAACCTGGCACCCGAGGGCAGCGTGGTGAAGACCGCCGGCGTGCCCGACGACTGCCTGACCTTCCGTGGGCCGGCGAAGGTCTACGAGTCGCAGGACGACGCGGTGACCGCGATCCTCGCCAAGCAGGTGGTCGCCGGGGACGTGGTGGTGATCCGGTATGAGGGACCCAAGGGCGGCCCCGGCATGCAGGAGATGCTCTACCCCACCTCGTTCCTCAAGGGACGTGGGCTGGGCCGCTCCTGTGCGCTGCTCACCGACGGCCGCTTCTCCGGCGGCACCTCCGGGCTCTCCATCGGGCACGTCTCCCCCGAGGCGGCCTCCGGTGGGCTGATCGCCCTGGTCCGCGACGGGGACGAGGTCGTCATCGACATCCCCGGCCGCACCATCGAGCTGAACGTGCCGTCCGACGAGTTGGAGGCGCGTCGGGTGGCCGAGGAGAAGCGCGACAAGCCGTACACCCCGACCGACCGGCAGCGCCCGGTGTCGGCGGCGCTGCGCGCGTACGCCTCGATGGCCACCTCAGCCAGCGACGGCGCCTACCGCCGCGTCCCGGAGTAA
- a CDS encoding putative bifunctional diguanylate cyclase/phosphodiesterase — protein sequence MVAVAALSGLVAVVAVVLLTVVARRRTGPRRPAHLLLAAAAGVALLSLLGGVVAALGAHDHWAHEQGQRTSWATVVAIGTAVSGLAFAAGLLRLPGVAATAAGTARLALDGLVMAAALWFVGWVLFSEPTRLLGAATPVACPAILLATVSAALGAGLAVIVVFRAAAPRRRLAALGAGISAVTCGGLGLSAGLCQAGPTMALTGATVLAAGLLTVALAVHRADRPGQVELDLIGRDGEYAIAPMLAMAASAMYHLVQDGRFTAAGIVAGSVEGFALVARQYLTLRDVRGYADRLAEREAHFRELAHTDPLTSLANRRGLLRTLHQSAAARTPCVLLGLDLDGFKHVNDMRGHDVGDAVLAEVGRRLRGNLRPGDVAARLGGDEFAVLMQGRPVEADRVAERLLGVLNRPYDQQEGPVFLSVSIGVAGWAGEPDVELLLRHADLALRYAKQRGKNRIERYDAAYDQLLRRRTTVEHELRGAIDRDELRLAFQPVASLPSVRPVGAEALLRWHHPELGNVRPDEFIPLAEECGMIASLGAWVLHQACYQLSRWLADGHDVWVSVNVSPRELHAPEYVVQVAEALRAHHVPPQRLVLEVTEHAVATDLDELIRRLTALRLTGVRIALDDFGAGYSSLGQLRRLPIDILKIDHSLVAEHEPVHPVGQDGPAFAPMVDIVMRLGHQLGLEVIAEGVTNPTELAAVVAAGCRFGQGALFGWGVPAEHLEAMLEAATSPGARPAPLPTPRRVPGGSGQLNPPADGASSANAPTSVNQHVGSVDSSREMRQA from the coding sequence ATGGTCGCTGTCGCGGCGCTCAGCGGGCTCGTCGCCGTGGTGGCCGTCGTGCTGCTGACCGTGGTCGCCCGACGGCGCACGGGGCCGCGCCGACCGGCGCACCTGCTGCTCGCCGCAGCCGCCGGGGTCGCTCTGCTCAGCCTGCTGGGAGGGGTGGTCGCCGCACTCGGCGCGCACGACCACTGGGCCCACGAGCAGGGGCAGCGGACGAGTTGGGCGACCGTGGTGGCGATCGGCACGGCGGTGAGCGGGCTGGCCTTCGCCGCCGGTCTGCTCCGGCTGCCCGGGGTGGCCGCCACGGCGGCGGGGACGGCCCGGCTCGCCCTGGACGGGTTGGTCATGGCGGCCGCGCTGTGGTTCGTCGGCTGGGTGCTCTTCTCCGAACCCACCCGGCTGCTCGGTGCCGCGACCCCGGTGGCCTGCCCGGCGATCCTGCTCGCCACGGTGAGCGCCGCTCTCGGTGCCGGGCTCGCCGTGATCGTCGTCTTCCGGGCCGCCGCTCCACGTCGACGGCTCGCCGCGCTGGGCGCCGGCATCAGTGCGGTGACCTGCGGCGGCCTGGGTCTCAGCGCCGGGCTCTGCCAGGCCGGGCCGACCATGGCGCTGACCGGTGCGACAGTGCTCGCCGCCGGCCTGCTGACCGTGGCGCTCGCGGTACACCGGGCCGACCGGCCCGGCCAGGTCGAGCTGGACCTGATCGGTCGCGACGGCGAGTACGCGATCGCCCCGATGCTGGCGATGGCCGCCTCGGCGATGTACCACCTCGTCCAGGACGGCCGGTTCACGGCGGCGGGCATCGTGGCCGGCAGCGTGGAGGGCTTCGCCCTGGTGGCACGGCAATACCTCACCCTCCGCGACGTCCGGGGGTACGCGGACCGCCTGGCCGAGCGGGAGGCGCACTTCCGCGAGCTGGCGCACACCGATCCGCTGACGTCGCTGGCCAACCGGCGCGGGCTGCTCCGCACGCTTCATCAGAGCGCCGCGGCGCGCACCCCGTGTGTGCTGCTCGGTCTCGACCTGGACGGCTTCAAGCACGTCAACGACATGCGTGGCCACGACGTGGGCGACGCCGTGCTGGCCGAGGTGGGCCGACGGCTGCGGGGCAACCTACGCCCCGGCGACGTGGCGGCCCGGCTGGGCGGCGACGAGTTCGCCGTACTCATGCAGGGCCGGCCGGTCGAGGCGGACCGCGTCGCCGAACGGTTGCTCGGGGTGCTCAACCGACCGTACGACCAGCAGGAGGGCCCGGTCTTTCTGTCGGTGAGCATCGGGGTGGCCGGGTGGGCCGGCGAGCCGGACGTGGAGCTGCTGCTGCGCCACGCCGACCTGGCCCTGCGCTACGCCAAGCAGCGCGGCAAGAACCGGATCGAGCGGTACGACGCCGCGTACGACCAGCTGTTGCGTCGGCGTACGACGGTGGAGCACGAGCTGCGCGGTGCCATCGACCGCGACGAGCTGCGGTTGGCGTTCCAGCCGGTGGCGTCGCTGCCGTCGGTGCGGCCGGTGGGCGCCGAGGCCCTGCTCCGCTGGCACCACCCCGAGCTGGGCAACGTCCGTCCGGACGAGTTCATCCCGCTCGCCGAGGAGTGCGGCATGATCGCCTCGCTCGGTGCCTGGGTGCTGCATCAGGCCTGCTACCAGCTCTCCCGTTGGCTGGCGGACGGGCACGACGTGTGGGTGTCGGTCAACGTCTCACCGCGCGAGCTGCACGCCCCGGAGTACGTGGTCCAGGTGGCCGAGGCGCTGCGCGCCCACCACGTGCCGCCGCAGCGGCTGGTGCTGGAGGTCACCGAGCACGCGGTCGCCACCGACCTGGACGAGCTGATCCGACGGCTGACCGCCCTGCGGTTGACCGGTGTCCGGATCGCGCTGGACGACTTCGGGGCCGGCTATTCGTCGCTGGGGCAGTTGCGCCGGCTGCCAATCGACATTCTGAAGATCGACCACAGCCTGGTGGCCGAGCACGAGCCGGTCCACCCGGTCGGTCAGGACGGCCCGGCGTTCGCGCCGATGGTCGACATCGTGATGCGACTGGGCCACCAACTGGGGCTTGAGGTGATCGCCGAGGGGGTGACCAACCCGACCGAGCTGGCCGCGGTGGTGGCCGCCGGCTGCCGGTTCGGCCAGGGCGCGCTCTTCGGCTGGGGGGTGCCCGCCGAGCACCTGGAGGCGATGTTGGAGGCGGCCACCTCACCAGGTGCGCGGCCTGCTCCGCTGCCCACGCCGCGCCGGGTTCCGGGTGGTTCCGGGCAGCTCAACCCGCCTGCCGATGGCGCGTCGTCGGCCAACGCGCCGACCTCCGTTAACCAACATGTGGGATCAGTTGACTCATCGCGTGAGATGCGTCAGGCTTAG
- a CDS encoding acetolactate synthase large subunit produces the protein MTKPTPETLAHTARRARAAADPAVDVDPTAARGAATPAVPAVRPSAPAQVSGAGSLVRSLEALGVEVLFGIPGGAILPAYDPLYDSTVRHILVRHEQGAGHAATGYAQATGKVGVCMATSGPGATNLVTPIADAYMDSVAMVAITGQVASPSIGTDAFQEADIQGITLPITKHNFLVQTAEEIPRVLAEAFHLASTGRPGPVLVDIPKDVLQAPTTFAWPPVLDLPGYRPTLHPHGKQIREAARLMAGARRPVLYVGGGVLKAGATDGLRRLAELTGIPVVTTLMALGAFPDSHQQHLGMPGMHGTVAAVYGLQKADLIVALGARFDDRVTGKLDSFAPDATVVHADIDPAEIGKNRHVDVPIVGDAKHVIDELLAAVTVERSAGRTTDLGDWWTQLDDLRNRYPLGYDEPADGTLSPQYVIKRLGEIVGPDAIFVAGVGQHQMWASQFISYEKPNTWLNSGGLGTMGYAVPAAMGAKVGKPDTVVWAVDGDGCFQMTNQELATCALEGIPVKIAVINNGNLGMVRQWQTLFYNERYSNTELGTHKHRIPDFVKLAEALGCVGLRCENAADVDKTIAAAMEINDAPVVIDFVVGKDAMVWPMVAAGTSNDEIMFARGVRPAFDEDDI, from the coding sequence ATGACGAAACCCACGCCCGAGACCCTCGCCCACACCGCCCGCCGGGCCCGCGCGGCCGCCGACCCGGCCGTCGACGTCGACCCCACCGCCGCACGTGGCGCGGCCACCCCGGCCGTCCCGGCGGTACGGCCCTCCGCTCCGGCCCAGGTTTCCGGGGCCGGCTCGCTTGTGCGGTCCCTCGAGGCGCTCGGCGTCGAGGTCCTCTTCGGCATCCCGGGCGGCGCGATCCTGCCGGCGTACGACCCGCTCTACGACTCCACCGTCCGGCACATCCTGGTTCGGCACGAGCAGGGCGCGGGGCACGCGGCGACCGGGTACGCGCAGGCCACTGGCAAGGTCGGCGTCTGCATGGCCACCTCCGGCCCGGGCGCGACGAACCTCGTCACCCCGATCGCGGACGCGTACATGGACTCGGTGGCGATGGTGGCGATCACCGGGCAGGTGGCCAGCCCGTCGATCGGCACCGACGCCTTCCAGGAGGCGGACATCCAGGGCATCACCCTGCCGATCACCAAGCACAACTTCCTCGTCCAGACCGCCGAGGAGATCCCGCGGGTGCTGGCCGAGGCGTTCCACCTGGCCAGCACCGGCCGGCCCGGCCCGGTCCTGGTCGACATCCCCAAGGACGTGCTCCAGGCACCGACCACCTTCGCCTGGCCGCCCGTCCTGGACCTGCCCGGATACCGGCCGACCCTGCACCCGCACGGCAAGCAGATCCGGGAGGCCGCGCGGCTGATGGCCGGTGCCCGCCGTCCGGTGCTCTACGTGGGTGGCGGGGTGCTCAAGGCCGGGGCCACCGACGGGCTGCGCCGGTTGGCCGAGCTGACCGGCATCCCGGTCGTCACCACGCTGATGGCGCTCGGCGCGTTCCCCGACTCACACCAGCAGCACCTGGGGATGCCCGGCATGCACGGCACGGTCGCCGCCGTCTACGGCCTGCAGAAGGCGGACCTGATCGTCGCGCTGGGCGCGCGGTTCGATGACCGCGTCACCGGCAAGTTGGACTCGTTCGCCCCGGACGCGACAGTGGTGCACGCCGACATCGACCCCGCCGAGATCGGCAAGAACCGGCACGTCGACGTGCCGATCGTCGGAGACGCCAAGCACGTCATCGACGAGCTGCTCGCCGCGGTGACCGTCGAACGGTCGGCGGGGCGCACCACCGACCTGGGTGACTGGTGGACCCAGCTGGACGACCTGCGCAACCGTTACCCGCTGGGCTACGACGAGCCGGCCGACGGCACGCTCTCCCCGCAGTACGTGATCAAGCGCCTGGGCGAGATCGTCGGCCCCGACGCGATCTTCGTGGCCGGGGTGGGCCAGCACCAGATGTGGGCGTCCCAGTTCATCTCCTACGAGAAGCCGAACACCTGGTTGAACTCCGGCGGCCTCGGCACGATGGGCTACGCGGTGCCGGCGGCGATGGGCGCCAAGGTCGGCAAGCCGGACACGGTGGTCTGGGCGGTGGACGGTGACGGCTGCTTCCAGATGACCAACCAGGAGTTGGCCACCTGCGCGTTGGAGGGCATCCCGGTCAAGATCGCCGTGATCAACAACGGCAACCTCGGCATGGTCCGGCAGTGGCAGACACTGTTCTACAACGAGCGCTACTCCAACACCGAGCTCGGCACCCACAAGCACCGCATTCCCGACTTCGTCAAGCTGGCCGAAGCGCTGGGCTGCGTCGGGCTGCGCTGCGAGAACGCCGCCGACGTGGACAAGACCATCGCCGCCGCCATGGAGATCAACGACGCCCCGGTGGTGATCGACTTTGTGGTCGGCAAGGACGCGATGGTCTGGCCGATGGTCGCCGCCGGCACCAGCAACGACGAGATCATGTTCGCCCGTGGCGTCCGCCCGGCCTTCGACGAGGATGACATCTGA